A region from the Benincasa hispida cultivar B227 chromosome 8, ASM972705v1, whole genome shotgun sequence genome encodes:
- the LOC120084230 gene encoding uncharacterized protein LOC120084230, which translates to MKLLPSPSCSSSSSFSTSTFDAHVCNPRATPSCLSGILRRILCSGSLPTHPTDHITEETSSVKSDDKLLQVKDLNVIKSTNETKPTAGIVARLMGLDSMPEMKQNHNSLSRSQSMNSVEHFYKHLEDKHQRVRSTLSFREVPTFLELENEEYFILSFEGESKSKEFKAKVRNSTEFNQRKEDEDKYKNRGSNKTEQSSVRKTKKKRFDPEESKQFVQIDLKEKKKSRKRFSKNKPTSRISTKDRHGRKSTRQVESDCSSDELSPVSVLDSNQFLRDPEEAISLSGDAASNSPINTRRKLSSELEIPKTPSRNDDDLIINGGKIAKKKVVDGIQRERYEKEICKITEMELEESNWKYSKICEEHEEFGGGGIIEGFDSYILEGLIEEFVEQMYDLIFI; encoded by the exons ATGAAGTTGTTGCCCTCTCCTTCTtgctcttcctcttcttccttctccacTTCCACTTTCGATGCTCATGTCTGCAACCCCAGAGCTACACCCAGCTGTCTTTCGGGAATTCTCCGCCGGATTCTATGCTCCGGTAGCCTCCCAACGCACCCGACCGATCATATCACAGAAGAAACTAGTTCAGTGAAGTCTGATGATAAGCTTCTTCAAGTCAAGGATTTGAATGTCATCAAATCAACAAATGAGACGAAGCCAACTGCTGGAATTGTGGCCAGACTTATGGGCTTGGATTCAATGCCAGAGATGAAGCAGAATCATAATTCGCTATCGAGAAGCCAATCCATGAACTCTGTGGAGCATTTCTACAAACACCTGGAAGACAAACATCAACGGGTTAGATCAACACTGTCATTTCGAGAGGTACCAACCTTTCTTGAGCTTGAAAATGAAGAATACTTCATCCTAAGTTTTGAAGGAGAAAGCAAAAGTAAAGAATTCAAAGCAAAAGTGAGGAACAGTACAGAATTTAACCAAAGAAAGGAAGACGAAGACAAATATAAAAACAGGGGAAGCAACAAAACAGAGCAGTCATCTGTGAGAAAGACAAAGAAGAAGAGATTTGATCCAGAAGAATCCAAACAGTTCGTccaaattgatttgaaagaaaagaagaaatcaagaaagagattttcaaaaaataaacccACCTCCAGAATTTCCACGAAGGACCGCCATGGAAGAAAATCAACTCGACAAGTAGAATCAGACTGCAGCTCCGATGAATTAAGCCCAGTTTCAGTTCTCGACAGCAATCAATTCCTACGAGATCCCGAAGAAGCAATCTCATTATCAG GAGATGCTGCTTCAAATTCCCCCATAAACACTAGAAGGAAATTATCATCGGAGCTCGAAATTCCAAAGACCCCATCTCGAAACGACGATGATTTGATAATCAACGGAGGCAAAATCGCGAAGAAGAAAGTGGTTGATGGGATCCAGCGGGAAAGATATGAAAAAGAGATTTGTAAGATAACGGAGATGGAATTGGAGGAATCAAATTGGAAATACAGCAAAATTTGTGAAGAACATGAAGAATTTGGAGGTGGAGGTATAATTGAAGGTTTTGATTCGTATATTCTTGAAGGATTGATAGAGGAATTTGTAGAACAAATGTATGATTTGATCTTTATCTGA